From Pseudomonas sp. G.S.17, the proteins below share one genomic window:
- the argF gene encoding ornithine carbamoyltransferase, producing the protein MNARHFLSMMDYQPEELVRLIRRGVELKELRNRSVLYEPLKSRVLGMVFEKSSTRTRVSFEAGMIQLGGQAIFLSPRDTQLGRGEPIGDAARVLSSMLDVVMIRTFAHSNLLEFAANSRVPVINGLSDDLHPCQLLADMQTFLEHRGSIKGKTVAWIGDGNNMCNSYIEAAIQFDFQLRVACPAGYEPNAEFLALAGERVTVVRDPREAVAGAHLVSTDVWTSMGQEEETAKRIAQFRPFQVTRELLDLAAEDVLFMHCLPAHRGEEISVDLLDDPRAVAWDQAENRLHAQKALLEFLVAPSCQPE; encoded by the coding sequence ATGAACGCCAGGCACTTTCTCTCGATGATGGACTACCAGCCGGAAGAGCTCGTGCGCCTGATTCGACGCGGCGTGGAGCTCAAGGAGCTGCGAAATCGCAGCGTGCTTTACGAGCCACTGAAAAGCCGGGTGCTGGGGATGGTTTTCGAAAAATCATCGACACGTACCCGTGTTTCCTTTGAAGCCGGCATGATCCAGTTGGGTGGCCAGGCGATCTTTTTGTCGCCTCGTGACACTCAATTGGGCCGTGGTGAACCCATTGGCGACGCCGCACGCGTGCTTTCGAGCATGCTCGACGTGGTGATGATTCGTACGTTTGCCCACAGCAATCTGCTCGAGTTCGCAGCCAACTCTCGCGTCCCGGTCATCAACGGTTTGTCTGACGATTTACACCCGTGCCAATTGCTGGCCGATATGCAGACCTTCCTGGAGCATCGCGGCTCGATCAAAGGCAAGACAGTCGCCTGGATCGGCGATGGCAACAACATGTGCAACAGCTATATAGAAGCGGCGATTCAGTTCGACTTTCAGCTGCGGGTTGCCTGCCCCGCCGGTTATGAACCCAACGCTGAATTCCTGGCCCTGGCCGGCGAGCGGGTAACGGTGGTGCGCGATCCTCGCGAAGCCGTCGCTGGCGCGCATCTGGTCAGCACGGACGTCTGGACCTCCATGGGCCAGGAAGAAGAAACCGCCAAGCGCATCGCGCAGTTCCGTCCATTCCAGGTGACCCGGGAACTGCTGGACCTGGCTGCCGAAGACGTACTGTTCATGCATTGCCTGCCCGCACACCGAGGCGAAGAAATCAGCGTCGATTTGCTCGACGATCCGCGCGCCGTGGCGTGGGATCAGGCGGAAAATCGTCTGCACGCGCAGAAAGCCTTGCTCGAATTTCTTGTCGCGCCATCCTGCCAGCCAGAATGA
- a CDS encoding ABC transporter ATP-binding protein, giving the protein MSQPLLLNLRNLACGYQDQRVVQNLNLHLNAGDIGCLLGSSGCGKTTTLRAIAGFEPVHEGEITLAGEAISRPGFTLAPEKRRIGMVFQDYALFPHLSVAENIAFGIRKHPRLKQVTEELLELVNLGALGKRHPHELSGGQQQRVALARALAPEPQLLLLDEPFSNLDGELRRRLSHEVRDILKARGTSAILVTHDQEEAFAVSDHVGVFKEGRLEQWDTPYNLYHEPLTPFVASFIGQGYFIRGLMVDPQSVQTELGVLQGNRAYPSIKGSAVDVLLRPDDIVYDRDSALKARVTSKTFQGASTLYRLQLSTGSQLEAIFPSHADYLAGEEVGIRVAAEHLVVFPAAGSISAQSAGLS; this is encoded by the coding sequence ATGAGCCAGCCGCTTCTGCTGAATCTGCGCAATCTGGCATGCGGCTATCAGGATCAACGGGTGGTGCAGAATCTCAATCTGCACCTGAACGCCGGCGATATCGGCTGCCTGTTGGGTTCTTCCGGCTGTGGCAAGACCACGACCCTGCGCGCCATTGCCGGCTTTGAACCGGTGCATGAAGGGGAAATCACCCTCGCCGGGGAAGCCATTTCCCGACCGGGTTTTACCCTTGCGCCGGAGAAGCGCCGCATCGGCATGGTCTTCCAGGACTACGCGTTGTTCCCACACCTGAGCGTCGCCGAGAACATCGCGTTTGGCATTCGCAAACATCCGCGTCTCAAGCAGGTAACCGAAGAACTGCTGGAACTGGTCAACCTCGGCGCACTGGGCAAGCGTCATCCCCATGAGTTGTCCGGCGGCCAGCAACAGCGCGTCGCCCTCGCGCGTGCATTGGCGCCCGAGCCGCAGTTGTTATTGCTCGATGAACCGTTCTCCAACCTGGATGGGGAATTGCGGCGCCGGTTGAGCCATGAAGTTCGCGACATCCTCAAGGCGCGCGGCACCAGTGCGATTCTGGTCACGCACGATCAGGAAGAGGCGTTTGCGGTCAGCGATCATGTCGGGGTCTTCAAGGAAGGTCGTCTTGAGCAGTGGGATACGCCCTACAACCTGTATCACGAACCCCTTACGCCGTTCGTTGCCAGCTTCATTGGCCAGGGCTATTTCATTCGTGGCCTGATGGTCGACCCACAATCGGTGCAAACCGAACTGGGCGTGTTGCAAGGCAACCGTGCGTATCCCTCAATCAAAGGCAGCGCCGTCGATGTATTGCTGCGCCCGGACGATATCGTTTATGACCGGGACAGTGCGCTCAAGGCGCGGGTAACCAGCAAGACATTCCAGGGCGCATCAACGCTCTACCGCTTGCAACTTTCCACCGGCAGCCAGTTGGAGGCGATCTTTCCGAGCCATGCTGATTACCTCGCAGGTGAAGAAGTCGGGATTCGCGTCGCGGCTGAACACCTGGTGGTGTTTCCGGCGGCGGGGAGTATTTCCGCGCAGAGCGCTGGCTTGAGCTGA
- the ybaK gene encoding Cys-tRNA(Pro) deacylase: MTPALDLLKKVRAEHRVHSYEHDPKAASYGLEAAEKLGLNPQQVFKTLLASTEKGELLVAVVPVVGTLDLKALAHAAGAKKAEMADPAAAQRSTGYLLGGISPLGQKKRLRTFIDQSAEAFATIYVSAGRRGLEVELAPAVLAEQTKAIFAPVGRS; this comes from the coding sequence ATGACCCCCGCACTGGATCTGCTGAAAAAAGTTCGCGCCGAACATCGTGTCCACAGTTACGAACATGACCCGAAAGCGGCATCGTATGGCCTGGAGGCCGCAGAAAAGCTTGGGCTGAATCCGCAGCAGGTCTTCAAGACGCTGCTGGCGAGTACGGAAAAGGGCGAGTTGCTGGTGGCGGTGGTCCCGGTGGTCGGAACGCTGGATCTCAAGGCGCTGGCCCATGCGGCGGGTGCCAAGAAGGCGGAAATGGCCGATCCTGCCGCCGCTCAGCGTTCGACCGGCTACTTGCTTGGCGGGATCAGCCCGTTAGGCCAGAAGAAGCGTTTGCGCACATTCATCGACCAAAGCGCCGAGGCATTCGCAACGATTTACGTCAGCGCCGGACGGCGCGGGCTGGAGGTCGAGCTGGCGCCAGCGGTGCTTGCCGAGCAGACCAAGGCGATTTTCGCGCCGGTTGGGCGTAGCTGA
- a CDS encoding MIP/aquaporin family protein, translating into MTIALQQPTLKGQCVAEFLGTALMIFFGTGCVAALKVAGATFGLWEISIIWGLAVSMAIYFSAGVSGAHLNPAVSIALSLFAGFEKRKLPFYIAAQTAGAFCGAGLVYLLYVSLFFEFEQTHHMVRGTLESLELASAFTTYPNPAISIGQAALVEFVITAILMAVIMSLTDDNNGLPRGALAPLLIGLLVALIGASTAPLTGFAMNPARDFGPKLMTFIAGWGEMAFTGGRDIPYFLVPIFAPILGACLGAASYRALIARHLPNATPASAAPVVKKDADVAALKVRA; encoded by the coding sequence ATGACAATCGCTCTACAACAACCGACGCTGAAAGGCCAATGCGTGGCCGAATTTCTGGGCACAGCCCTGATGATTTTTTTCGGCACAGGATGTGTTGCGGCGCTCAAGGTCGCGGGTGCCACGTTCGGCTTATGGGAAATCAGCATCATCTGGGGCCTGGCGGTCAGCATGGCGATCTATTTCAGCGCCGGAGTTTCCGGAGCTCACCTCAATCCGGCGGTCAGCATCGCGCTGAGTCTGTTTGCCGGTTTTGAAAAGCGCAAACTGCCGTTTTATATCGCCGCGCAAACGGCTGGAGCCTTTTGCGGTGCCGGTCTGGTGTATTTGCTGTATGTGAGTCTTTTCTTCGAATTCGAACAAACTCACCACATGGTGCGCGGCACGCTTGAAAGCCTCGAGCTGGCCTCGGCGTTCACCACCTACCCTAATCCGGCGATTTCAATCGGTCAGGCGGCATTGGTGGAATTTGTGATTACCGCGATCCTGATGGCGGTGATCATGTCGCTGACCGACGACAACAACGGCCTGCCACGCGGCGCCCTGGCACCCTTGTTGATTGGCTTGCTGGTTGCATTGATCGGCGCCTCCACCGCCCCGCTGACCGGCTTTGCCATGAATCCTGCACGGGACTTCGGCCCTAAACTGATGACGTTCATTGCGGGCTGGGGTGAAATGGCTTTCACCGGCGGACGCGATATTCCCTACTTCCTGGTTCCGATTTTTGCACCAATTCTTGGTGCCTGCCTCGGCGCTGCCAGCTATCGTGCGTTGATCGCGCGCCATCTGCCCAACGCCACCCCTGCCAGTGCCGCACCCGTTGTAAAAAAGGATGCTGATGTTGCTGCCCTGAAAGTCCGGGCTTGA
- the glpK gene encoding glycerol kinase GlpK, translating into MTDSQNKNYIIALDQGTTSSRAIIFDRDANVVSTAQSEFVQHYPQAGWVEHDPMEIFATQTACMTKALAQADLHHNQIAAIGITNQRETTVIWEKETGRPIYNAIVWQCRRSTEICQQLKRDGLEDYIRDTTGLVIDPYFSGSKIKWILDNVEGSRERARNGELMFGTIDSWLIWKFTGGKVHVTDYTNASRTMLFNIHKLEWDQRMLDVLDIPREMLPEVKSSSEVYGHSKSGIPIAGIAGDQQAALFGQMCVEPGQAKNTYGTGCFLLMNTGKKAVKSAHGMLTTIGCGPRGEVAYALEGAVFNGGSTVQWLRDELKIITDAVDTEYFATKVKDSNGVYLVPAFTGLGAPYWDPYARGALFGLTRGVKVDHIIRAALESIAYQTRDVLDAMQQDSGERLKSLRVDGGAVANNFLMQFQADILGTHVERPQMRETTALGAAFLAGLAIGFWSSLDELRNKAVIEREFEPQCDPEKREKLYAGWQKAVARTRDWEPHENEE; encoded by the coding sequence ATGACTGACTCACAGAACAAGAACTACATCATTGCGCTTGACCAGGGCACGACCAGCTCACGGGCGATCATCTTCGACCGCGACGCCAATGTGGTGAGCACCGCCCAAAGCGAATTCGTCCAGCATTACCCGCAAGCAGGCTGGGTCGAACACGATCCGATGGAAATCTTCGCCACCCAGACGGCCTGCATGACCAAGGCGCTGGCCCAGGCAGATTTGCATCACAACCAGATCGCCGCCATCGGCATCACCAACCAGCGTGAAACCACGGTGATCTGGGAGAAGGAAACCGGCCGGCCGATCTACAACGCCATCGTCTGGCAGTGCCGCCGCAGCACGGAAATCTGTCAGCAGCTCAAGCGTGATGGCCTGGAAGATTACATCAGGGACACCACTGGTCTGGTCATCGACCCGTACTTCTCCGGATCCAAGATCAAGTGGATTCTGGATAACGTCGAAGGCAGCCGCGAACGCGCGCGCAACGGCGAGCTGATGTTCGGCACCATCGATAGCTGGTTGATCTGGAAATTCACCGGCGGCAAGGTTCACGTCACCGATTACACCAACGCCTCGCGGACCATGCTGTTCAACATTCACAAGCTGGAATGGGACCAGCGCATGCTGGACGTGCTGGATATCCCGCGTGAAATGCTCCCGGAAGTGAAGTCTTCGTCGGAAGTCTACGGCCACAGCAAAAGCGGCATTCCTATCGCCGGCATCGCAGGCGACCAGCAAGCTGCGCTGTTCGGCCAGATGTGCGTCGAGCCAGGCCAGGCCAAGAACACCTACGGCACCGGCTGTTTCCTGCTGATGAACACCGGCAAGAAGGCAGTGAAATCTGCGCACGGCATGCTGACCACCATCGGTTGCGGCCCGCGCGGCGAAGTCGCCTATGCACTGGAAGGCGCAGTTTTCAACGGCGGCTCTACCGTGCAGTGGCTGCGTGACGAACTGAAGATCATCACCGATGCGGTGGATACCGAGTACTTCGCCACCAAGGTCAAGGACAGCAACGGCGTTTACCTGGTCCCGGCCTTCACCGGACTGGGCGCGCCGTACTGGGACCCGTATGCCCGTGGCGCACTGTTCGGCCTGACCCGTGGCGTGAAAGTCGATCACATCATTCGTGCTGCGCTGGAATCCATCGCCTACCAGACCCGCGACGTACTCGACGCCATGCAACAGGATTCCGGCGAGCGCCTGAAATCTCTGCGTGTCGACGGCGGCGCCGTGGCCAACAACTTCCTCATGCAGTTCCAGGCGGACATCCTCGGCACCCACGTGGAACGTCCGCAAATGCGCGAAACCACGGCCCTGGGCGCAGCGTTCCTTGCCGGCCTGGCCATTGGTTTCTGGAGCAGCCTGGATGAGTTGCGCAACAAGGCGGTGATCGAGCGCGAGTTCGAACCACAGTGTGACCCCGAGAAGCGCGAGAAACTCTACGCAGGCTGGCAGAAGGCCGTGGCGCGCACCCGTGACTGGGAACCCCACGAAAACGAAGAATAA
- a CDS encoding DeoR/GlpR family transcriptional regulator: MNLPPRQQQILELVRERGYVSIEEMATLFVVTPQTIRRDINQLAEMNLLRRYHGGAAYDSSIENTAYAMRADQMRDEKQRIAEAIAAQIPDHASLFINIGTTTESIARALLNHNNLKIITNNLHVASILSAKDDFEVLLAGGNVRRDGGVVGQASVDFINQFKVDFALVGISGIDEDGSLLDFDYQEVRVSQAIIANARQVLLAADSSKFGRNAMVRLGPISLIDCLVTDQAPVPALMQLLAQNKIRLEVV; the protein is encoded by the coding sequence ATGAATCTGCCCCCCCGTCAGCAGCAGATCCTCGAACTGGTCCGTGAGCGCGGCTATGTCAGCATCGAGGAAATGGCCACGCTGTTCGTCGTGACCCCGCAAACCATCCGCCGCGATATCAATCAGCTGGCGGAAATGAACCTGTTGCGCCGCTACCACGGCGGCGCGGCCTATGATTCGAGCATCGAAAACACCGCCTACGCCATGCGTGCGGATCAGATGCGCGATGAGAAACAACGGATTGCCGAGGCCATCGCCGCGCAAATCCCCGATCACGCCTCGCTGTTCATCAATATCGGTACCACCACCGAGTCCATTGCCCGCGCCCTGCTCAATCACAACAACCTGAAAATCATCACCAACAACCTCCATGTGGCGTCGATTCTCAGCGCCAAGGATGATTTCGAGGTGTTGCTGGCGGGCGGCAACGTACGCCGTGATGGCGGCGTCGTTGGTCAGGCCAGCGTCGACTTCATCAATCAGTTCAAGGTCGACTTCGCCCTGGTCGGCATCAGCGGTATCGACGAAGACGGTAGCCTGCTGGATTTCGATTATCAGGAAGTGCGGGTCTCCCAGGCGATCATCGCCAATGCGCGGCAAGTCTTGCTGGCGGCGGATTCGAGCAAATTCGGCCGCAACGCCATGGTGCGCCTCGGACCTATCAGTTTGATCGATTGTCTGGTGACTGATCAGGCACCGGTACCGGCGTTGATGCAGTTGCTGGCGCAGAACAAGATCCGACTGGAAGTGGTTTAA
- the glpD gene encoding glycerol-3-phosphate dehydrogenase, with amino-acid sequence MPHSVLPVPPLSEVYDIAVIGGGINGVGIAADASGRGLSVFLCEKDDLASHTSSASSKLIHGGLRYLEHYEFRLVREALAEREVLLAKAPHIVKPMRFVLPHRPHLRPAWMIRAGLFLYDHLGKREKLPGSRSLRFGSDSPLKTTITRGFEYSDCWVDDARLVVLNAMAAREHGAHIHTQTRCLNARRSNGLWHLHMERADGTLFSIRAKALVNAAGPWVAKFIRDDLKLTSPYGIRLIQGSHLIVPKLYEGENAFILQNEDQRIVFAIPYLERFTIIGTTDREYQGDPSKVEITDGEMDYMLKVANDHFKKQLTRDDVFNTYSGVRPLCNDESDNPSAITRDYTLALSGGGDEAPILSVFGGKLTTYRKLAESALAQLAPFFKDMKPSWTAKASLPGGEDMSTPAALSAELTQRCAWLPADIAQRWARTYGSRSWRLLEGVQSLADMGDSLGAGLYTREVDYLCSTEWATTAEDILWRRSKLGLFMTAEERAGVQQYLDVVARRKGAIEAA; translated from the coding sequence ATGCCCCATTCCGTCTTGCCTGTACCGCCCCTTTCCGAGGTCTACGACATCGCCGTCATTGGTGGTGGTATCAATGGTGTCGGAATTGCCGCAGATGCCTCCGGTCGTGGTCTTTCAGTGTTCCTTTGTGAAAAGGACGACCTTGCCAGTCACACCTCTTCTGCCAGCAGCAAGCTGATCCACGGCGGGCTGCGCTACCTCGAACATTACGAATTCCGTCTGGTCCGTGAAGCCCTCGCCGAGCGTGAAGTGCTGTTGGCCAAGGCACCGCACATCGTCAAACCGATGCGCTTTGTGTTGCCCCATCGCCCGCACTTGCGCCCGGCGTGGATGATTCGTGCCGGTTTGTTTCTGTATGACCACCTGGGCAAGCGCGAGAAACTGCCCGGCTCACGCAGCTTGCGTTTCGGCAGCGATAGCCCGCTGAAAACAACTATCACCCGCGGTTTTGAATATTCCGATTGCTGGGTCGACGACGCTCGCCTCGTGGTGCTCAACGCCATGGCTGCGCGGGAACACGGCGCGCATATCCACACCCAGACCCGCTGCCTGAATGCCCGGCGCAGCAATGGCCTGTGGCATCTGCACATGGAACGCGCCGACGGCACGCTGTTTTCGATTCGCGCCAAGGCGTTGGTCAATGCCGCCGGCCCGTGGGTCGCCAAGTTCATTCGCGATGATCTGAAACTGACTTCGCCGTATGGCATCCGCCTGATTCAAGGCAGTCACTTGATCGTGCCAAAGCTGTATGAAGGCGAAAACGCGTTCATCCTGCAAAACGAAGATCAGCGCATCGTGTTTGCGATTCCGTATCTGGAACGCTTCACGATCATCGGCACCACAGACCGCGAATATCAGGGCGATCCGAGCAAGGTTGAAATCACCGATGGCGAAATGGACTACATGCTCAAAGTCGCCAACGATCACTTCAAGAAGCAGCTGACCCGCGACGATGTGTTCAACACCTATTCCGGCGTGCGCCCGCTGTGCAACGACGAGTCGGACAACCCGTCGGCGATTACCCGCGACTACACCCTGGCGCTGTCCGGTGGCGGCGATGAAGCACCGATTCTGTCGGTATTCGGCGGCAAGCTGACGACTTATCGCAAGCTGGCGGAATCGGCGCTGGCGCAGCTTGCACCGTTCTTCAAGGACATGAAGCCAAGCTGGACCGCCAAGGCCAGCCTGCCCGGCGGTGAAGACATGAGCACCCCGGCCGCGTTGAGCGCCGAACTGACTCAGCGCTGCGCCTGGTTGCCGGCAGACATCGCCCAACGTTGGGCGCGCACCTACGGCAGTCGCAGCTGGCGCCTGCTGGAAGGCGTGCAAAGCCTTGCGGACATGGGCGACAGCCTTGGTGCCGGCCTGTACACCCGCGAGGTCGATTACCTGTGCAGCACCGAATGGGCGACCACCGCTGAAGACATTCTGTGGCGTCGCAGCAAACTGGGCCTGTTCATGACCGCTGAAGAGCGTGCTGGCGTTCAGCAATACCTGGATGTTGTGGCGCGTAGAAAAGGCGCTATCGAAGCAGCGTAA
- a CDS encoding glutamate/aspartate ABC transporter substrate-binding protein, which yields MRIVPHLLGAAIAAALITTPVFAAELTGTLKKIKESGTITLGHRDASIPFSYIADASGVPVGYSHDIQLKIVEAIKKDLDMPDLKVKYNLVTSQTRIPLVQNGTVDVECGSTTNNVERQQQVDFSVGIFEIGTRLLAKKDSAYKDFADLKGKNVVTTAGTTSERIIKSMNADKQMGMNVISAKDHGESFQMLESGRAVAFMMDDALLAGEMAKAKKPDDWAVTGTAQSYEIYGCMVRKGDEPFKKAVDDAIVATYKSGEINTIYQKWFQSPIPPKGLNLNFPMSDELKKLIANPTDKAADDKKA from the coding sequence ATGCGCATCGTCCCCCATCTTTTGGGCGCAGCAATCGCTGCTGCTCTGATTACCACTCCAGTTTTCGCCGCCGAACTCACCGGCACACTGAAGAAAATCAAAGAGTCCGGCACCATCACCCTCGGGCACCGCGATGCTTCGATTCCGTTTTCCTATATCGCTGATGCTTCCGGCGTTCCGGTTGGCTACTCCCACGATATCCAGCTGAAAATCGTCGAAGCCATCAAGAAAGACCTGGACATGCCGGACCTGAAGGTCAAGTACAACCTGGTCACTTCCCAGACACGTATCCCGCTGGTACAGAACGGCACCGTTGACGTTGAATGTGGTTCGACCACCAACAACGTTGAGCGTCAGCAGCAGGTTGACTTCTCGGTAGGCATCTTCGAAATCGGCACCCGTTTGCTGGCCAAGAAAGATTCCGCCTACAAGGACTTCGCTGACCTGAAAGGCAAGAACGTCGTGACCACTGCGGGCACCACGTCCGAGCGCATCATCAAGTCGATGAACGCCGACAAGCAAATGGGCATGAACGTCATCTCCGCCAAAGACCACGGCGAATCCTTCCAGATGCTGGAATCCGGCCGTGCCGTTGCGTTCATGATGGACGACGCGCTGCTGGCAGGCGAAATGGCCAAGGCCAAGAAGCCGGATGACTGGGCTGTGACCGGCACCGCACAATCCTATGAAATCTACGGCTGCATGGTCCGCAAAGGCGATGAACCGTTCAAGAAAGCGGTCGACGACGCAATCGTGGCGACCTACAAGTCGGGCGAAATCAACACCATCTACCAGAAGTGGTTCCAGTCGCCGATTCCACCAAAAGGCCTGAACCTGAACTTCCCGATGAGCGACGAGCTGAAAAAGCTGATCGCCAATCCGACCGACAAAGCAGCTGACGACAAAAAGGCTTGA
- a CDS encoding amino acid ABC transporter permease: MNYNWDWGVFFKSTGVGSETYLDWYISGLGWTIAIAVAAWIIALLLGSVLGVMRTVPSRWVSGIATVYVEIFRNVPLLVQLFIWYFLVPDLLPEHIQEWYKQDLNPTTSAFLSVVVCLGLFTAARVCEQVRTGIQALPRGQESAARAMGFKLPQIYWNVLLPQAYRIIIPPLTSEFLNVFKNSSVASLIGLMELLAQTKQTAEFSANLFEAFTLATVIYFTLNMSLMLLMRVIEKKVAVPGLISVGGK, encoded by the coding sequence ATGAATTACAACTGGGACTGGGGCGTATTCTTCAAGTCCACCGGCGTTGGCAGCGAAACCTATCTGGACTGGTATATCTCCGGTCTGGGCTGGACTATCGCGATTGCCGTTGCCGCCTGGATCATCGCCTTGCTGCTGGGCTCCGTGCTCGGCGTCATGCGCACCGTACCGAGCCGTTGGGTATCGGGCATCGCCACGGTATACGTGGAAATCTTCCGTAATGTGCCGCTGCTGGTGCAGCTGTTCATCTGGTACTTCCTGGTACCGGACCTGCTGCCTGAACACATTCAGGAGTGGTACAAACAAGACCTCAACCCGACGACTTCAGCGTTCCTGAGCGTGGTGGTCTGTCTGGGTCTGTTTACCGCTGCCCGGGTTTGCGAACAGGTGCGTACTGGTATTCAGGCGTTGCCGCGTGGGCAGGAGTCCGCCGCGCGCGCCATGGGTTTCAAGCTGCCGCAGATCTACTGGAACGTGCTGCTGCCGCAGGCGTACCGGATCATTATTCCGCCGCTTACCTCCGAATTCCTCAACGTGTTCAAGAACTCATCGGTGGCCTCGCTGATCGGCTTGATGGAATTGCTCGCCCAGACCAAACAGACCGCCGAGTTTTCTGCGAACCTGTTCGAAGCCTTCACTCTGGCGACGGTGATCTACTTCACCTTGAACATGAGCCTGATGTTGCTGATGCGCGTGATCGAGAAGAAAGTCGCGGTGCCCGGTTTGATTTCCGTGGGGGGTAAATAA
- a CDS encoding ABC transporter permease subunit (The N-terminal region of this protein, as described by TIGR01726, is a three transmembrane segment that identifies a subfamily of ABC transporter permease subunits, which specificities that include histidine, arginine, glutamine, glutamate, L-cystine (sic), the opines (in Agrobacterium) octopine and nopaline, etc.): MMDFSGIIPAIPGLWNGMVMTLQLMVMGVVGGVILGTLLALMRLSSSKLMSRVAGAYVNYFRSIPLLLVITWFYLAVPFVLRWITGEDTPIGAFTSCVVAFMMFEAAYFCEIVRAGVQSISKGQMGAAQALGMTYGQMMRLIILPQAFRKMTPLLLQQSIILFQDTSLVYTVGLVDFLNASRSSGDIIGRSNEFLIIAGLVYFTISFAASLLVKRLQKRFAV; this comes from the coding sequence ATAATGGACTTCTCAGGAATCATCCCGGCCATACCCGGCCTGTGGAACGGCATGGTCATGACCTTGCAGTTGATGGTCATGGGCGTTGTCGGCGGCGTCATCCTCGGTACCTTGCTGGCGCTGATGCGTTTGTCGTCGAGCAAGCTGATGTCCCGGGTGGCGGGCGCTTACGTCAACTATTTCCGCTCGATCCCGCTGCTGCTGGTCATCACCTGGTTCTATCTGGCGGTGCCGTTCGTGCTGCGCTGGATCACCGGCGAAGACACGCCTATTGGTGCGTTCACCTCCTGCGTCGTGGCTTTCATGATGTTCGAGGCTGCGTACTTCTGCGAAATCGTCCGTGCCGGTGTGCAGTCGATTTCCAAGGGGCAAATGGGCGCCGCGCAAGCGCTGGGCATGACCTACGGGCAAATGATGCGGTTGATCATTCTGCCTCAGGCGTTTCGCAAGATGACCCCGCTGCTGCTGCAGCAAAGCATCATCCTGTTTCAGGACACCTCCCTGGTCTACACCGTCGGCCTGGTGGATTTCCTCAATGCCTCGCGCTCCAGTGGCGACATCATCGGCCGCTCCAATGAGTTCCTGATCATCGCCGGTCTGGTGTATTTCACGATCAGCTTTGCCGCCTCGCTGCTGGTGAAGCGTCTGCAAAAAAGGTTCGCCGTATGA
- a CDS encoding amino acid ABC transporter ATP-binding protein, producing the protein MISIKSINKWYGDFQVLTDCSTEVKKGEVVVVCGPSGSGKSTLIKCVNALEPFQKGDITVDGTSIADPKTNLPKLRSRVGMVFQHFELFPHLTIVENLTIAQIKVLGRSKAEATEKGLKLLERVGLSAHANKHPGQLSGGQQQRVAIARALAMDPIVMLFDEPTSALDPEMVNEVLDVMVQLAHEGMTMMCVTHEMGFARKVANRVIFMDQGQIVEDCEKEEFFGDVSARSERAQHFLAKILQH; encoded by the coding sequence ATGATTTCCATCAAAAGCATCAACAAGTGGTATGGGGACTTCCAGGTACTGACTGATTGCAGCACCGAGGTCAAGAAAGGCGAAGTGGTGGTGGTCTGCGGACCGTCCGGCTCCGGCAAATCGACCCTGATCAAATGCGTCAACGCGCTGGAACCGTTCCAGAAAGGCGACATCACCGTTGATGGCACTTCGATCGCCGATCCCAAGACCAATCTGCCCAAGCTGCGCTCGCGGGTCGGCATGGTGTTTCAGCACTTCGAGCTGTTCCCGCACCTGACCATCGTGGAAAACCTGACCATCGCGCAGATCAAGGTGCTGGGCCGCAGCAAGGCCGAAGCCACCGAGAAAGGCCTGAAACTGTTGGAGCGTGTCGGCCTGTCCGCCCACGCCAACAAGCATCCGGGTCAGCTTTCCGGTGGTCAGCAACAACGTGTGGCCATTGCCCGCGCCCTGGCCATGGACCCGATTGTCATGCTGTTCGACGAACCGACCTCCGCGCTGGACCCGGAAATGGTCAACGAAGTGCTCGACGTGATGGTGCAACTGGCCCACGAAGGCATGACCATGATGTGCGTAACCCACGAAATGGGCTTCGCCCGCAAAGTGGCGAACCGCGTGATCTTCATGGATCAGGGACAGATCGTCGAAGACTGCGAGAAAGAAGAATTCTTCGGTGATGTCAGCGCCCGCTCCGAGCGTGCGCAGCACTTCCTCGCCAAGATCCTTCAGCACTAA